A DNA window from Thermomicrobiales bacterium contains the following coding sequences:
- a CDS encoding (2Fe-2S)-binding protein, with protein sequence MQTTSNEATRSPIEETMARAAEKVPYFSASFGKPDEGMICARDVIHDPAMVTSYLDYVEDVYEMSAGFRQIAASFLVLGYFWPPMLGAAACMLLERRVPDLSTAHTWLNIKGYGVRFSSRRFYALPDDPDAAHPDATILPDVDALRDYIASSFTDEHAEPMFATLRTVAPYGVNGMRANYVDRMVSALIWMGDVIGDPAVVETEVPAFVNRMTDKRRAAVVPIAHDGKLKMLQVRSGCCLNYRLPGREKCETCSLLPMDERIDRFRASLVQEASAAD encoded by the coding sequence GTGCAGACTACCAGCAACGAGGCAACCCGTTCGCCGATCGAGGAGACAATGGCCAGGGCAGCAGAGAAGGTGCCCTACTTCTCGGCGAGCTTCGGTAAGCCCGACGAAGGCATGATCTGCGCGCGCGACGTGATCCACGACCCTGCGATGGTCACGTCCTATCTCGATTATGTCGAGGACGTCTACGAGATGAGCGCAGGATTTCGCCAGATCGCGGCGAGCTTCCTTGTGCTCGGCTATTTCTGGCCGCCGATGCTCGGCGCGGCTGCCTGCATGTTGCTCGAACGACGCGTGCCTGACCTCAGTACCGCCCACACCTGGCTCAACATCAAAGGCTACGGCGTGCGCTTCTCATCCCGCCGCTTCTATGCGCTCCCGGATGACCCCGACGCAGCCCACCCCGACGCGACGATCCTGCCCGATGTTGACGCCCTGCGCGATTACATCGCATCTTCATTCACGGACGAGCACGCCGAGCCGATGTTCGCGACGTTGCGCACGGTCGCACCATATGGCGTCAACGGCATGCGTGCGAATTACGTCGATCGCATGGTATCGGCACTGATCTGGATGGGCGACGTTATCGGCGATCCCGCAGTTGTCGAAACTGAGGTCCCGGCGTTCGTCAACCGCATGACCGACAAGCGCCGCGCCGCCGTCGTGCCGATCGCACACGACGGCAAGCTCAAGATGCTGCAGGTGCGCTCAGGCTGCTGCCTGAACTACCGGCTGCCGGGCCGCGAGAAGTGCGAGACGTGCAGCCTGCTCCCTATGGACGAGCGCATCGACCGCTTCCGCGCATCGCTCGTGCAGGAAGCCTCCGCCGCCGACTAG
- a CDS encoding rod shape-determining protein has protein sequence MIRPLNYFFGLFSRDLGIDLGTANTLVYVRGKGIVISEPSVVAIDTKSKRALAVGVEAKAMVGKTPEAIVAVRPLKDGVIADFDTVELMLHYFIEKVHVQRIMAPHPRVVIGIPSGVTEVEKRAAKDAALSAGAREAYTIEEPMAAAIGAGLPINEPVGSMIVDIGGGTTEVAVVSLGGIVVNHSLRVAGDEIDEAIIQYARRDHNLVIGERTAENAKIAAGSAYPLEEERRVTLRGRDLLTGLPKSVEVSSVEIRDAISGPVNMIVDTVKTCVEETPPELVADIMEQGIILGGGGALLLGLDRRLQSELRMPVRRAEDPLTCVARGTGRVAEALHLYSRALASGQELRRGV, from the coding sequence ATGATCCGGCCCCTGAACTACTTCTTTGGCCTCTTCAGTCGGGATCTGGGGATCGACCTCGGGACCGCAAATACGCTTGTCTACGTCCGAGGCAAAGGGATCGTGATCTCTGAGCCTTCCGTCGTCGCGATCGATACCAAGTCCAAGCGCGCGTTGGCCGTTGGTGTTGAGGCGAAGGCGATGGTCGGGAAGACGCCCGAAGCGATCGTCGCGGTGCGACCGTTGAAGGATGGCGTCATCGCCGACTTCGACACGGTCGAGCTAATGCTGCACTACTTCATCGAGAAGGTTCACGTTCAGCGCATCATGGCCCCGCACCCGCGTGTCGTCATCGGCATTCCGTCTGGCGTAACCGAAGTTGAGAAGCGCGCAGCCAAGGACGCGGCGCTCTCTGCCGGCGCTCGCGAGGCGTACACGATCGAGGAGCCGATGGCGGCGGCGATCGGCGCAGGGTTGCCGATCAATGAGCCGGTCGGCAGCATGATCGTCGACATCGGCGGCGGCACAACTGAGGTGGCGGTCGTTTCACTGGGTGGCATCGTCGTCAATCATTCGCTGCGCGTCGCCGGTGACGAGATCGACGAAGCGATCATCCAGTACGCTCGCCGCGACCACAATCTCGTAATCGGGGAGCGGACAGCGGAGAACGCCAAGATCGCCGCCGGATCAGCCTATCCGCTGGAAGAAGAGCGCCGCGTGACATTGCGCGGCCGCGACCTGTTGACCGGTCTGCCCAAGTCAGTCGAAGTCTCTAGCGTCGAGATCCGCGACGCGATCAGTGGGCCAGTGAACATGATCGTCGATACCGTGAAGACCTGTGTCGAAGAGACGCCGCCCGAGCTCGTCGCCGACATCATGGAGCAGGGCATCATCCTCGGCGGCGGTGGCGCACTGCTGTTGGGGCTGGATCGCCGCTTGCAGTCCGAGCTGCGCATGCCGGTGCGTCGAGCTGAGGATCCGCTGACGTGCGTGGCGCGCGGAACCGGGCGGGTCGCCGAGGCGTTGCATCTGTATTCCAGGGCGCTGGCCAGCGGCCAGGAACTCCGGCGAGGGGTTTGA
- a CDS encoding RidA family protein encodes MDSDRRIVSSGTIWEEIVGFSRAVRVGQVVHVSGTTATDEAGEVVGAGDPAAQTDYIIRKIERALVDAGAALADVVRTRIYVVNADDWETIGRVHGRFFSAIRPANTLVEVSRLVGDEYLVEIEAEAIIPADAER; translated from the coding sequence ATGGACTCAGATCGCCGGATTGTGTCGTCGGGGACGATCTGGGAAGAGATTGTCGGGTTCTCGCGGGCAGTGCGCGTTGGGCAGGTTGTTCACGTCTCCGGCACAACCGCAACTGATGAGGCCGGCGAGGTCGTTGGCGCTGGCGATCCGGCTGCGCAGACGGACTACATCATCCGCAAGATCGAGCGCGCACTCGTCGACGCCGGTGCCGCGCTGGCTGACGTCGTGCGTACGCGCATCTACGTCGTTAACGCCGACGACTGGGAGACGATTGGCCGTGTCCACGGGCGCTTCTTCAGTGCGATTCGTCCCGCGAATACGCTCGTTGAGGTCAGCCGACTCGTCGGCGATGAGTACCTGGTCGAGATCGAGGCGGAAGCCATTATCCCTGCGGATGCTGAACGCTGA
- a CDS encoding LysM peptidoglycan-binding domain-containing protein has product MDLRDWGSRDPDSGTGRSRSGGLAGATTLTPFIPQFEWSPESPDFPLPFPGGAERAAVAAHAAGDVRPGASLEEVFSTTPSWMKLAPVALLLFAVTAFAAWQLLGTDDNSPPATSTVGTSALSTTETNGSATQRPGAGGAEASPTGGSAVAGSTSQATADSTATNGEGEVGEGETGTGSSAPGTDGTQAPIVAQTVDDGESLADVARTWGLNVSTLVWANPDIDDPTAPLEGGTSISVPVVDGVTYTVQDGDTLESIAAQFDVDTSAITGVIQNGVASSADLQPGSTITIYNARPVSRPTVAHYTVAKGDDLWKIASFYGLNPVTIAVANDLPDDYLIYPDQVLVIPPADGILYTVQAGESVETIAAAYNVAADVIINFPFNNLSAGQTLQVGQQILIPTVDLSNAAGGKGGVDVGPAQDPFAETAQATGAAEATGTFMWPVTGTVTTEFGGGHNGLDIANVAWTPIVAADGGVVTFSGWNEFGLGYAVAIDHENGYVTWYGHMVEPPAVKAGDRVSQGQWLGSMGSTGKSTGPHLHFVVLHNSIYENPLQYLP; this is encoded by the coding sequence GTGGACCTACGAGACTGGGGATCGCGAGATCCGGATAGCGGGACCGGCCGATCGCGTTCGGGCGGCTTGGCCGGAGCGACGACATTGACGCCGTTCATCCCGCAGTTCGAGTGGTCGCCGGAGTCGCCGGATTTCCCGCTGCCATTCCCGGGCGGCGCTGAACGCGCGGCAGTTGCTGCACACGCGGCTGGTGATGTGCGACCTGGCGCTTCGTTGGAGGAAGTCTTTTCAACAACGCCGAGCTGGATGAAGCTAGCCCCGGTGGCTCTGCTGCTCTTCGCGGTGACAGCGTTCGCCGCCTGGCAGCTCCTTGGCACTGATGACAACAGCCCGCCAGCGACCAGCACCGTTGGCACATCCGCCCTGTCGACAACCGAGACCAACGGCTCAGCCACACAGCGCCCAGGTGCAGGCGGCGCTGAGGCCAGCCCGACTGGCGGATCTGCGGTGGCGGGCTCGACCAGCCAGGCAACGGCAGACTCAACGGCCACCAATGGCGAAGGCGAAGTCGGTGAGGGCGAGACCGGGACCGGATCATCTGCACCCGGCACCGATGGGACGCAGGCACCGATCGTCGCGCAGACCGTTGACGACGGTGAGTCGCTGGCGGATGTCGCACGGACGTGGGGACTGAACGTCTCGACCCTCGTTTGGGCGAATCCGGACATCGACGATCCGACGGCCCCGCTCGAAGGTGGTACGTCCATTTCGGTCCCAGTCGTCGATGGTGTGACCTACACCGTCCAGGACGGCGACACGCTGGAATCTATCGCGGCGCAGTTTGATGTCGACACATCGGCAATCACGGGTGTCATTCAGAACGGCGTGGCGTCGAGTGCCGATCTGCAACCCGGCTCGACTATCACGATCTACAATGCCCGGCCAGTGAGTCGTCCGACAGTTGCGCACTATACCGTGGCCAAGGGTGATGATCTGTGGAAGATCGCCAGCTTCTACGGCCTGAATCCGGTCACAATCGCCGTGGCGAACGACTTGCCGGACGACTACCTCATCTACCCGGATCAGGTGCTGGTCATCCCGCCGGCAGACGGTATTCTCTACACCGTACAGGCGGGCGAAAGCGTCGAGACGATCGCCGCAGCCTACAACGTCGCAGCAGACGTCATCATCAACTTCCCGTTCAACAATCTGTCCGCCGGACAGACGCTGCAGGTCGGACAGCAGATCCTGATTCCGACGGTCGACCTCTCCAACGCTGCCGGTGGCAAGGGCGGTGTCGATGTTGGACCGGCCCAGGACCCATTCGCGGAGACGGCTCAGGCGACGGGTGCGGCTGAAGCAACGGGAACATTCATGTGGCCGGTCACCGGAACCGTTACGACTGAGTTCGGCGGTGGCCACAACGGCCTCGATATCGCCAACGTCGCCTGGACGCCGATCGTTGCTGCAGATGGTGGCGTCGTGACCTTCTCCGGCTGGAACGAGTTCGGCCTGGGCTACGCCGTAGCGATTGACCACGAGAACGGCTACGTCACGTGGTACGGCCACATGGTCGAGCCTCCGGCAGTGAAGGCAGGCGATCGCGTCAGCCAGGGACAGTGGCTCGGAAGCATGGGCTCGACGGGCAAGTCGACCGGCCCGCACCTTCACTTCGTGGTGCTGCACAACAGCATCTACGAGAACCCACTTCAATACCTGCCATAA
- a CDS encoding iron ABC transporter permease, with amino-acid sequence MDGMNLSQPVGPSQRARHRVVRTRYFSARFNGRVLLMAGLTLMLLAAVGTWAMTLGSYHIAFLDVVKAAIGDGTPDQELIVRNLRLPRVMSAMFIGASLAMSGAIFQGLVRNALVSPDIIGIETGAALAAVFWIVTSQVQALLPVAAFIGAIATATLIYVLSWKGGISPSRLILVGIGIGATLNAAITMMIVRFPIEIVRPAVVWQMGSLYGSTWGDVRMLAIGFAILTPVAIVLTWPLRTMQLGDDVTRGLGMPLERTRLGLIAVGCGLCAIATALAGPIGFVALMVPHMARMIAGPLSGSVMVFSAVLGACFLLVADVIAQHFLPVSLPTGVVTAAVGAPYFLLLLYRYNTRI; translated from the coding sequence ATGGACGGCATGAATCTCAGCCAGCCCGTCGGCCCGTCGCAGCGCGCGCGACACCGGGTCGTCCGCACCCGCTACTTCTCAGCGCGCTTCAATGGCCGTGTGCTGCTGATGGCCGGACTCACGCTCATGCTGCTCGCGGCAGTCGGGACATGGGCGATGACACTCGGCAGCTATCACATCGCGTTCCTCGATGTTGTGAAGGCAGCAATCGGCGACGGTACTCCTGATCAGGAGCTGATCGTCCGCAACCTGCGCCTCCCACGAGTGATGTCAGCCATGTTTATCGGTGCCAGTCTGGCCATGTCCGGCGCGATCTTCCAGGGGCTGGTTCGCAACGCGCTCGTTTCTCCCGACATCATCGGCATCGAGACCGGCGCAGCATTGGCTGCCGTTTTCTGGATCGTCACCAGCCAGGTACAGGCACTCCTGCCGGTGGCGGCATTCATCGGCGCAATAGCCACCGCGACGCTCATCTACGTGCTCTCGTGGAAGGGCGGCATTTCGCCATCTCGCCTGATCCTGGTCGGCATCGGCATCGGTGCCACGCTCAACGCAGCGATCACAATGATGATCGTCCGCTTCCCAATTGAGATCGTGCGTCCAGCCGTCGTCTGGCAAATGGGCTCGCTCTACGGCAGTACCTGGGGCGATGTCCGCATGCTGGCGATCGGCTTCGCGATCCTGACGCCAGTGGCGATTGTGCTGACCTGGCCACTGCGCACGATGCAGCTCGGCGACGATGTGACACGCGGACTCGGCATGCCGCTGGAGCGCACGCGCCTCGGCCTCATCGCCGTCGGCTGCGGCCTGTGTGCCATCGCGACGGCACTCGCTGGCCCGATCGGTTTCGTCGCCCTGATGGTCCCGCACATGGCCCGCATGATTGCCGGCCCACTGTCGGGTAGTGTCATGGTGTTCTCGGCTGTGCTTGGCGCCTGCTTCCTGCTGGTCGCCGACGTAATCGCGCAGCACTTCCTGCCAGTTTCTCTGCCGACCGGGGTTGTCACTGCCGCCGTCGGCGCGCCGTATTTCCTGCTGTTGCTGTACCGCTACAACACACGGATTTAG
- a CDS encoding LLM class flavin-dependent oxidoreductase: MRFSLRLNNDLPIADYVTLARAAEAAGFDQFWVSHDLFLRSAPVILAAVAQATSRIEIGSCILNPYSMHPSEIAMAAATLDELSGGRFNLGLGAGAAEFLKWVHIERDRPLAATRAAILQIRSVLDGEAAPSWEPEAYLRFGKRPGNRRIPIYLAAMSPRMLRLSGELADGALPLLFPPQHYATVAPYIAEGAASVGRGMDEIDLAACIWCSIAESHADAERVLRDKIAYYGHALSPLIWDRLGVLQEDFRPLEHALMTERDPERARALVDERMLRIGIVGTAGELLPQLESLVDMGARHISFGPPLGPSPLAAVEAIGRIIIPAMRDAFR, from the coding sequence ATGCGCTTCTCGCTGCGGCTGAACAACGATCTGCCGATCGCCGACTACGTCACCCTGGCGCGCGCTGCTGAAGCGGCGGGCTTTGACCAGTTCTGGGTGAGCCACGATCTGTTTCTGCGCTCGGCACCGGTGATCCTGGCGGCGGTTGCGCAGGCGACGAGCCGGATCGAAATCGGCTCCTGCATCCTGAACCCCTACTCGATGCACCCATCTGAAATCGCGATGGCTGCCGCGACGCTTGATGAGCTAAGCGGCGGTCGCTTCAATCTCGGGCTGGGTGCCGGGGCTGCCGAGTTTCTCAAGTGGGTCCACATCGAGCGCGATCGCCCGCTGGCCGCCACGCGTGCCGCGATACTGCAGATCCGCTCGGTGCTGGACGGCGAGGCCGCGCCGAGCTGGGAGCCGGAGGCGTATTTGCGCTTCGGCAAGCGGCCCGGCAATCGCCGTATCCCGATCTATCTGGCGGCGATGAGCCCTCGGATGCTGCGCCTGTCTGGCGAGCTGGCCGATGGCGCGCTGCCGTTGCTGTTCCCTCCGCAGCATTACGCTACCGTCGCGCCGTATATCGCGGAGGGCGCTGCGTCAGTCGGACGAGGCATGGACGAGATCGATCTGGCGGCCTGCATCTGGTGCTCGATTGCTGAGAGTCACGCCGACGCAGAACGCGTTTTGCGCGACAAGATCGCTTACTACGGCCACGCCTTGAGTCCGCTCATCTGGGATCGACTCGGTGTCCTGCAGGAAGACTTTCGTCCGCTTGAGCACGCGCTGATGACCGAGCGCGATCCTGAGCGTGCTCGTGCGCTGGTTGATGAACGGATGCTACGGATCGGCATTGTTGGCACAGCGGGCGAACTGCTGCCGCAACTGGAGTCGCTCGTAGACATGGGTGCGCGCCATATCAGCTTCGGTCCGCCATTGGGCCCGAGTCCCCTTGCCGCAGTGGAGGCAATTGGGCGTATCATCATTCCGGCAATGCGTGATGCATTTCGGTGA
- a CDS encoding ABC transporter ATP-binding protein, with the protein MDTLQSTNLTLSYGADPIVIDLSTSIRKGEITTILGPNGCGKSTLLRALARLMRPDGGSILLDGQEIHRLPTREVAKRMGLMQQQPIPPDGITVENLVRRGRYPHQGFLQPPSQQDNDAVANALSLTGIEDIKDRPIDQLSGGQRQRAWMAMAIAQDTPLLLLDEPTTYLDIRHQMEILELVQRLNREADRTIVMVLHDVNEAARISDRIIALRDGRILCDGAPADVLDAQMLSDLYGVNCDVFMHPLTDAPFCIPQSAVVDNSAPAALHTDATGFDIRSICTGYGKRIVLDQISLTLPPGKFTAIIGPNACGKSTLLRTCSRLLKASKGEVHLDGCDICRGSHRKFARKCALLTQGPTPPAGFLVEDLVSAGRAPYQSIFHQWRSDDEVAVEAALERCAIGALRDRDIDTLSGGQRQRAWMALALAQDTPVMLLDEPTTFLDIAAQIELLDLAWALNRQEGRTIVVILHDLNMAARYADLVVALKDGRVVSSGAPEDVMTTDTVREVFGIESTIMTDPLTGRPLVMPYSVAGSDTQVADELLVG; encoded by the coding sequence ATGGATACTCTGCAATCGACAAATCTGACGCTGTCATACGGAGCCGATCCGATCGTGATCGATCTCTCGACCAGCATTCGCAAGGGCGAGATTACAACGATTCTCGGGCCGAACGGGTGCGGCAAGTCGACATTGCTCCGCGCACTCGCCCGCCTGATGCGACCGGACGGCGGCTCGATCCTGCTCGATGGGCAGGAGATCCATCGCCTGCCAACCCGCGAAGTCGCCAAGCGCATGGGTCTGATGCAGCAGCAACCGATTCCGCCAGATGGCATCACGGTTGAGAACCTCGTTCGCCGCGGTCGGTACCCGCACCAGGGGTTCCTGCAGCCACCTTCACAGCAGGACAATGACGCGGTAGCCAACGCGCTGAGCCTGACCGGCATTGAGGACATCAAAGACCGACCGATCGACCAACTCTCCGGCGGCCAGCGCCAGCGCGCCTGGATGGCGATGGCGATCGCGCAGGACACGCCGCTGCTGCTGCTCGACGAGCCGACCACCTACCTCGACATTCGCCACCAGATGGAGATCCTCGAGCTGGTCCAGCGGCTGAATCGCGAGGCCGACCGGACCATCGTCATGGTGCTGCACGACGTGAATGAAGCAGCCCGGATCAGCGACCGCATCATCGCGCTGCGGGACGGCCGCATTCTATGCGACGGTGCTCCCGCCGACGTTCTCGACGCGCAGATGCTGTCCGATCTGTACGGCGTCAACTGCGATGTTTTCATGCACCCGCTGACGGACGCACCCTTCTGCATCCCGCAGAGCGCCGTTGTGGATAACTCCGCGCCTGCCGCTCTGCACACCGATGCGACCGGCTTCGATATCCGCTCGATCTGCACAGGCTACGGCAAGCGCATTGTTCTGGATCAGATCTCGCTCACGCTCCCGCCGGGTAAGTTCACCGCGATCATCGGGCCGAACGCCTGCGGCAAGTCAACACTGCTACGCACCTGCAGCCGCCTGCTCAAGGCGAGCAAGGGCGAGGTGCATCTCGATGGCTGCGACATCTGTCGCGGCTCACACCGCAAGTTCGCCCGCAAGTGCGCCCTGCTCACCCAGGGACCAACGCCTCCGGCCGGATTCCTCGTCGAGGACCTCGTCTCAGCCGGTCGCGCGCCGTATCAGTCGATCTTCCATCAGTGGCGCTCGGATGACGAGGTCGCCGTGGAGGCTGCGCTGGAGCGCTGTGCGATCGGTGCGTTGCGGGATCGCGACATCGACACACTGTCCGGCGGCCAGCGGCAACGCGCCTGGATGGCGCTGGCCCTGGCGCAGGACACGCCGGTGATGCTACTCGACGAGCCAACAACCTTCCTCGACATCGCCGCGCAGATCGAGCTGCTGGACCTCGCCTGGGCGCTGAATCGCCAGGAAGGCCGCACGATCGTCGTCATCCTCCACGATCTCAATATGGCCGCGCGCTACGCCGACCTCGTCGTCGCGCTGAAGGACGGTCGAGTCGTCTCCAGCGGCGCGCCGGAGGATGTCATGACAACTGACACTGTCCGCGAAGTGTTTGGCATCGAGTCGACGATCATGACCGACCCACTGACCGGTCGACCGCTAGTCATGCCCTACTCAGTCGCCGGATCGGACACGCAGGTCGCCGACGAATTGCTCGTCGGATAG
- a CDS encoding ABC transporter substrate-binding protein — MFVGGRRFSRRKLLAAIPGGLLLAAGLAACGGDDDESGSSATATTAPAEPTTAADTASPTTATSPTSEAVATTFRLIPLPPEELGAPPVPEAAVSTAEGAVPHAAAVAAYDDFGTDAAPGVFPRIVRHANGETEISTKPERVVVLDSGEFDSVVNLGINPVGTLTYDVEFLPEHLKAPFNNATHLGQLSEPDIEAIAALKPDLILSTNVRHEAIYETLAAIAPTVFGISTGVVWKQNFALHAAALGLEEKGATVIEAYEERVRDLNAKLPNPRPTVSIVRVLTDNLRYYQRANYSGTLLTDLGLPRPESQNVDDFALLNQSLETIGASAPADFIYVSPYAGEQDDFAQQMLSSPLWTGLEAVKAGNFMVVSDDVWMAGIGYRAAELIMDDIEATLVGLEVGSGATDSPSGGWTFTDDRGVTVSLAEAPKRIVAQTTSAAVLWDFGLKPVGVYGPTDFQAGDINFDEVEYVGDYGALDMEKLIALKADIYVDLTPDGTALWYLSADEQKRVEAIMPTLGFTMQGVSVLTQIQRFESFVEALGVDLSSPEQAAIKSDFDDAEAELKDAIASNPGLKAIVISPTPEEIYVASPDFMIDMWYWRDLGLDLVEPETDDYWEILSWEQANKYPADLILVDARSIDQLGELDSIGTWTSLPAVAAGQIGPWYAGAPYSYVQLAPTMRELAGIIRDADANLV; from the coding sequence GTGTTCGTAGGAGGACGGAGATTCAGTCGGCGGAAGCTGCTGGCTGCGATCCCGGGTGGCTTGCTGCTGGCTGCCGGTCTGGCGGCATGCGGTGGCGATGACGACGAGTCCGGCTCATCGGCGACAGCGACCACAGCCCCTGCCGAGCCAACAACCGCTGCCGACACAGCGTCACCAACGACTGCTACATCGCCAACGAGCGAGGCAGTGGCGACAACGTTCCGGCTCATCCCGCTTCCGCCTGAAGAGCTTGGCGCTCCGCCGGTGCCGGAGGCGGCGGTCTCGACTGCCGAAGGTGCCGTGCCTCACGCTGCTGCGGTTGCCGCGTACGACGACTTCGGCACTGATGCTGCTCCAGGTGTCTTCCCGCGCATCGTGCGCCACGCCAATGGCGAAACGGAGATCTCGACCAAGCCAGAGCGGGTTGTCGTGCTGGACAGCGGTGAGTTCGATTCCGTTGTGAATCTGGGGATTAATCCGGTTGGGACGCTCACCTACGACGTGGAGTTCCTGCCCGAGCATCTCAAGGCACCCTTTAACAATGCAACGCATCTGGGCCAGCTGAGCGAGCCCGACATTGAGGCGATTGCCGCACTCAAGCCGGACCTGATCCTCTCCACCAATGTGCGCCACGAAGCGATCTATGAGACGCTGGCCGCGATTGCGCCGACCGTGTTCGGCATTAGTACCGGTGTCGTCTGGAAGCAGAACTTCGCGTTGCATGCCGCTGCGCTCGGCCTCGAAGAAAAGGGCGCAACGGTGATCGAAGCGTACGAGGAGCGCGTCCGCGACCTCAACGCCAAGCTGCCAAACCCGCGTCCGACTGTCTCCATCGTTCGGGTGCTCACAGACAACCTGCGCTACTACCAGCGGGCGAACTATAGCGGCACACTGCTGACCGACCTGGGTTTGCCACGTCCCGAATCGCAGAACGTCGATGACTTCGCTCTGTTGAACCAGAGCCTCGAGACGATCGGTGCATCGGCACCGGCTGACTTCATTTATGTCAGCCCGTATGCTGGCGAGCAGGACGATTTCGCCCAGCAGATGCTGTCGAGTCCGCTCTGGACCGGGCTCGAAGCGGTCAAGGCCGGCAACTTCATGGTTGTCAGCGACGATGTCTGGATGGCCGGCATCGGCTATCGTGCCGCCGAGCTGATCATGGATGACATTGAGGCGACGCTCGTCGGCCTTGAGGTTGGCTCTGGAGCGACTGATTCGCCATCCGGCGGCTGGACGTTCACCGACGATCGCGGCGTCACCGTGTCACTGGCCGAAGCACCGAAGCGGATCGTCGCTCAGACGACATCGGCCGCCGTGCTATGGGATTTCGGTCTCAAGCCGGTCGGCGTCTACGGCCCGACGGATTTCCAGGCCGGTGACATCAACTTCGACGAGGTCGAGTACGTTGGCGACTACGGCGCGCTTGACATGGAGAAGCTGATCGCCCTGAAGGCCGACATTTACGTTGACCTGACGCCAGATGGCACCGCCCTCTGGTATCTCTCCGCTGACGAGCAGAAGCGGGTTGAGGCGATCATGCCGACGCTCGGATTCACCATGCAGGGTGTCTCCGTTCTGACTCAGATCCAGCGCTTCGAGAGTTTTGTTGAAGCGCTCGGCGTTGATCTGAGTTCCCCGGAGCAAGCCGCCATAAAGTCAGACTTCGACGACGCCGAGGCAGAACTGAAGGACGCCATCGCATCGAACCCGGGCCTGAAGGCCATTGTCATATCGCCGACTCCGGAAGAGATCTACGTAGCCTCACCCGACTTCATGATCGACATGTGGTATTGGCGTGATCTTGGTCTCGACCTGGTCGAGCCAGAGACTGACGATTACTGGGAGATCCTCAGCTGGGAGCAGGCGAACAAGTATCCCGCAGATCTGATCCTCGTTGATGCGCGTTCCATCGATCAGCTTGGTGAGCTGGATTCGATCGGGACGTGGACCTCGTTGCCGGCTGTGGCGGCGGGGCAGATCGGACCGTGGTACGCCGGTGCACCGTATAGCTACGTGCAGTTGGCACCGACCATGAGGGAACTCGCCGGCATCATCCGCGATGCCGACGCAAACCTCGTCTGA
- a CDS encoding iron ABC transporter permease, translating into MQGVQPAQPLARVNGAGIAWRSLGLVIGLAAVIIVGLLSLRIGSIDISTRDAWNALFNYNSDVYNETVVRTLRLPRTVIAIAVGAALAIAGTTMQGVTRNPLADPSILGVSSGATFAVVTVTYYLHLSTPSQYVWFAFIGALAASLLVFAIGSTGQDGASPIKLALAGVVLSAFLGSWTSALLLLDENTLDTVRFWLAGSVVGRDLATFWSLAPFLIGGSLVLLFLGHQLNVLDLGDDSARALGMQTGRIRLICSVLVVIVVGAAVSIAGPIAFVGLATPHIVRSIVGPDYRWVLPYSALAGALLLTVADISGRILLRPSEIQVGIMTALVGAPFLIYLARRTVMERG; encoded by the coding sequence ATGCAGGGAGTACAACCAGCTCAGCCGCTGGCGCGCGTCAATGGCGCTGGCATTGCCTGGCGTAGTCTCGGCCTGGTGATCGGCCTTGCAGCAGTTATTATTGTTGGCCTGCTGAGCCTGCGCATTGGCTCAATCGACATCAGCACCCGCGATGCGTGGAACGCGCTCTTCAATTACAACAGCGACGTCTATAACGAGACCGTCGTTCGGACGCTCCGGCTGCCGCGAACAGTCATCGCCATCGCTGTCGGTGCCGCGCTGGCCATTGCCGGCACGACGATGCAAGGTGTCACGCGCAACCCCCTCGCCGATCCGTCTATCCTCGGTGTCAGCAGCGGCGCGACCTTTGCAGTCGTCACCGTGACCTACTACCTGCACCTCAGCACACCATCGCAGTACGTCTGGTTCGCGTTTATCGGCGCACTTGCGGCGTCGCTGCTCGTGTTCGCAATCGGGTCGACGGGCCAGGATGGCGCATCACCGATCAAGCTGGCGCTGGCCGGCGTCGTCCTGTCGGCATTCCTCGGCTCGTGGACGAGTGCATTGCTCCTGCTTGATGAGAACACGCTGGACACTGTCAGATTCTGGCTGGCCGGCTCCGTCGTCGGGCGCGATCTCGCCACGTTCTGGTCGCTCGCACCGTTCCTGATCGGCGGCAGTCTGGTTCTGCTGTTCCTCGGTCACCAGCTGAATGTGCTGGACCTCGGCGATGACTCGGCCCGGGCGCTCGGCATGCAGACCGGTCGCATCCGCCTGATCTGCTCGGTGCTGGTCGTGATCGTGGTCGGCGCAGCCGTCTCGATCGCAGGCCCGATTGCGTTCGTTGGGCTGGCAACACCGCACATCGTGCGCTCGATTGTCGGACCGGACTACCGCTGGGTTCTGCCGTACTCAGCGCTCGCCGGTGCCCTGCTGCTGACCGTCGCGGACATCAGCGGACGCATCCTGCTCCGGCCGTCAGAGATCCAGGTCGGCATCATGACGGCACTAGTTGGCGCACCATTCCTGATCTATCTGGCGCGTCGTACGGTTATGGAGCGCGGCTGA